A portion of the Trichomycterus rosablanca isolate fTriRos1 chromosome 17, fTriRos1.hap1, whole genome shotgun sequence genome contains these proteins:
- the gramd2aa gene encoding GRAM domain-containing protein 2A, producing MSDQAEDVNLLTHQGVSEAPKEEDVPSAPHFREQLFDDSSFEDVKKCYRGSSSRPSRDKSRLQGSCMQEFISLPPASSSSQGGSKYNSQYHKLFQNVPKEEILMKVYSCALLRDILLQGRLYISKNWLCFYANLFGKDIKVAIPVVSVRLVKKHKTAGLVPNGLIITTDSSQKYVFVSLLSRDSVYDVLRQICTHLQVNGKKTLSFKQYMEEPNYLSLDEFPVPDEYPVAVTEFTPVLKWRRKPSVASVSSSLPDLLGNSTSSLSAVDTSFQSSEPLQERALEAEKILLTDPVPELGQMEYQLLKFFILLIILLILSSCYLAFRVCSLEQQLSFLSSRAALHLHER from the exons GGAACAACTTTTTGATGACTCGTCCTTTGAAGATGTCAAGAAGTGCTACAGAGGATCT AGCTCCCGGCCGTCGAGAGACAAAAGTAGGCTGCAGGGAAGCTGTATGCAGGAGTTCATCTCTCTTCCGCCGGCATCCTCTTCTTCCCAGGGAGGCAGCAAGTACAACTCTCAGTACCACAAACTCTTTCAGAACGTCCCCAAGGAGGAGATCCTAATGAAGG tGTACTCATGTGCTCTGCTGAGAGACATCCTGCTGCAAGGCCGACTCTACATCTCTAAAAACTGGCTGTGTTTCTACGCCAATCTTTTTGGCAAAGACATCAAG GTGGCAATTCCTGTGGTGTCAGTTCGGCTGGTGAAAAAGCACAAGACAGCGGGTCTCGTCCCCAATGGCCTGATTATAACTACAGACAGCAGtcaaaag tatgtgtttgtgtctttgcTGTCCAGAGACAGTGTGTATGATGTACTGCGACAGATCTGCACACACTTGCAG GTAAATGGCAAGAAGACTCTCAGCTTTAAGCAGTACATGGAGGAGCCTAATTATTTATCTCTG GATGAGTTTCCGGTTCCTGACGAGTACCCAGTAGCCGTGACTGAGTTTACACCAGTGCTGAAGTGGAGGAGAAAACCTTCAGTAGCATCTGTGTCCTCCTCACTACCTGATCTACTGGGAAACTCCACCAGCAGCCTGAGTGCTGTGGACACTTCGTTTCAGTCCAGTGAGCCTCTGCAGG aaaGAGCTCTAGAAGCCGAAAAGATCCTTCTCACAGATCCTGTACCAGAACTGGGGCAGATGGAATACCAGCTGCTAAAGTTCTTCATCCTGCT AATTATCCTTCTCATCCTGTCGTCCTGTTACTTGGCATTTCGAGTGTGTAGTCTGGAACAGCAGCTTTCATTTCTCAGCAGTAGAGCAGCACTTCACCTGCACGAAAGGTGA